In Uranotaenia lowii strain MFRU-FL chromosome 2, ASM2978415v1, whole genome shotgun sequence, one genomic interval encodes:
- the LOC129748883 gene encoding uncharacterized protein LOC129748883, which translates to MNLSKILQFLLAIKIEEVGNWTDLWRRFRFTFDTDNQFRLECIGVLLAFAFTGAITLWTIVSLSRRTPELEPRTALLLLEALEDNRKSLREVVHILKRPVPEPAIVPLAPEYAETEPSKPAVKGTEILMGPKLLKDSGRQPSRLRERTHTSLKLKATPKDSRQFLKDRVEQLKRPVVTK; encoded by the exons ATGAATCTCagtaaaattcttcaatttctatTGGCTATCAAGATAGAAGAGGTTGGTAATTGGACCGATCTCTGGCGTCGCTTCCGGTTTACCTTTGATACCGATAATCAGTTCCGGTTAGAGTGTATTGGTGTGTTGCTGGCGTTTGCTTTTACGGGAGCAATAACATTGTGGACGATTGTCAGTTTGTCCCGAAGAACG CCGGAACTGGAACCACGAACGGCGTTGCTACTGCTTGAAGCCTTGGAAGACAACAGGAAATCGCTCAGGGAAGTCGTCCACATTCTGAAG CGACCAGTGCCGGAGCCGGCAATCGTTCCGTTGGCCCCGGAATATGCCGAAACTGAACCTAGCAAGCCAGCGGTTAAAGGCACCGAAATTCTTATGGGGCCAAAATTACTCAAAGATTCAGGTCGTCAACCATCACGTTTGCGCGAAAGAACCCATACAAGTCTCAAACTTAAAGCAACACCCAAAGATTCTCGACAATTTTTGAAAGATCGAGTTGAACAGTTAAAGCGTCCAGttgtaacaaaataa